The Hymenobacter oligotrophus genome has a window encoding:
- a CDS encoding HEAT repeat domain-containing protein, translating into MEAKFTNCESVQEGLMDWLANELSPAEAQVMAAHLAHCPDCRQQQAALWQLWQTMGSLPVPEPSERLRPGFYNMLAEFRAEAERKQRWSVQAVVQRLREWWQPEYGLRLAYSLVLLVVGLAGGYLLKARTEPTDLGPNTEAVATAPAPQQSAEQAQLLALLDNPSAVQRLRAVSYAEELAPSNERVVQALLSTLNHDPNVNVRLATLEVLASLANDPIVRQGLVRSLARQESPLVQAAMADVMVQLQDPRSVRQLRKLLKQDDLNEQVKSKIEQSIESLSTGRPNDPSAQPKTNENRIHIQPGSDTSVSA; encoded by the coding sequence ATGGAAGCAAAGTTCACTAACTGCGAGAGCGTGCAAGAGGGGTTGATGGACTGGCTTGCCAACGAATTATCCCCCGCCGAAGCGCAGGTAATGGCGGCCCACCTGGCCCATTGCCCCGACTGCCGCCAGCAGCAAGCCGCCCTGTGGCAGCTGTGGCAAACCATGGGCAGCCTGCCCGTGCCCGAGCCCAGCGAGCGACTGCGCCCCGGTTTCTACAACATGCTGGCCGAGTTCAGGGCCGAGGCGGAGCGCAAGCAGCGGTGGTCGGTGCAGGCCGTGGTGCAGCGCCTGCGCGAGTGGTGGCAGCCCGAGTACGGCCTGCGCCTCGCCTACAGCCTGGTGCTGCTGGTGGTAGGCTTGGCTGGCGGCTACCTCCTGAAAGCCCGCACCGAACCCACCGACCTAGGCCCCAACACCGAAGCCGTGGCCACGGCGCCCGCGCCGCAACAATCGGCCGAGCAAGCCCAACTACTGGCCCTTCTGGATAATCCCTCGGCCGTGCAGCGGCTGCGGGCCGTGAGCTACGCCGAAGAGCTGGCTCCCAGCAACGAACGGGTGGTGCAGGCCCTGCTCAGTACCCTCAACCACGACCCCAACGTGAACGTGCGCCTCGCCACGCTGGAGGTGCTGGCCAGCCTCGCCAACGACCCCATCGTGCGCCAAGGGCTGGTACGCTCGCTGGCTCGCCAAGAGTCGCCGCTCGTGCAGGCTGCCATGGCCGATGTGATGGTGCAACTGCAAGACCCCCGCTCGGTGCGCCAGCTGCGCAAGCTCCTGAAGCAGGACGACCTGAACGAGCAAGTAAAAAGCAAAATCGAGCAAAGCATTGAGTCTTTGTCCACCGGTCGGCCCAACGACCCCTCAGCCCAACCGAAAACCAATGAAAACCGCATCCATATTCAGCCTGGCTCTGACACTTCTGTTTCTGCCTAG
- a CDS encoding RNA polymerase sigma factor, which yields MLQVKEGQVDKMGLLFERYHRPLFAFFYHSSGNSTTSEDLVQTVFYRMLKYRHTFTGEGEFRTWMYHLARNVLADAAKKNKPSAHHHDVADYAEKIAGGTAADASLHKEQEVDLLHKAMARLSADQREVLVLSRFQELKYEQIAQLLDTTVGAVKVRAHRALNQLKNIYLTLENGSKVH from the coding sequence ATGCTCCAAGTGAAGGAGGGGCAGGTCGATAAGATGGGGTTGCTATTCGAGCGCTACCACCGGCCGTTGTTTGCTTTTTTCTACCACTCGAGCGGCAACTCCACCACGAGCGAAGACTTGGTGCAAACCGTGTTCTATCGCATGCTCAAGTACCGGCACACCTTTACCGGCGAGGGCGAGTTCCGGACCTGGATGTACCACCTCGCGCGCAACGTGCTAGCCGATGCCGCGAAGAAGAACAAGCCCTCGGCGCACCACCACGACGTGGCCGATTACGCCGAGAAAATTGCAGGCGGCACGGCGGCCGACGCCAGCCTGCACAAGGAGCAGGAGGTAGACCTGCTGCACAAAGCCATGGCACGGCTAAGTGCCGATCAGCGGGAAGTGCTCGTGCTGAGCCGCTTTCAGGAGCTGAAATACGAGCAGATAGCGCAGCTGCTCGATACCACGGTGGGGGCCGTGAAGGTGCGCGCGCACCGGGCCCTCAACCAACTCAAAAACATATATCTGACCCTGGAAAATGGAAGCAAAGTTCACTAA
- a CDS encoding fasciclin domain-containing protein, with the protein MKKNFFSLALVALLGVAAHSASAQAMMSPNSVMVGGKAMLPSKNIVENAVNSADHTTLVAAVKAAGLVETLQGKGPFTVFAPVNDAFENLPAGTVDNLLKPENKATLTKVLTYHVVAGNMTADKLMAAIKAGKGKASLKTVSGGTLVAQMNGKNNVVITDESGNVATISTYDVNQSNGVIHVIDKVMLPK; encoded by the coding sequence ATGAAAAAGAACTTCTTCTCTCTCGCCCTGGTAGCCCTTCTTGGTGTAGCTGCTCACTCGGCTTCGGCCCAAGCCATGATGTCGCCCAACAGCGTAATGGTAGGTGGCAAGGCCATGTTGCCGAGCAAGAACATCGTAGAAAACGCCGTGAACTCAGCCGACCACACCACGCTGGTAGCCGCCGTAAAAGCAGCTGGCCTCGTTGAGACGCTGCAAGGCAAAGGCCCCTTCACGGTATTCGCGCCGGTAAACGATGCCTTCGAAAACCTGCCTGCCGGCACCGTTGATAACCTGCTGAAGCCCGAAAACAAAGCCACCCTTACCAAGGTGCTCACCTACCACGTAGTAGCCGGCAACATGACGGCTGATAAGCTGATGGCAGCTATCAAGGCCGGCAAAGGCAAAGCTTCGCTGAAAACCGTTAGCGGCGGCACGCTGGTAGCCCAAATGAACGGCAAAAACAACGTGGTAATCACCGACGAATCGGGCAACGTAGCTACTATCTCGACTTACGACGTGAACCAGAGCAACGGCGTGATTCACGTAATCGACAAAGTGATGCTGCCGAAGTAA
- a CDS encoding TolB-like translocation protein, which translates to MLRFSFFGACGLAAVAAFSASAQSLPILEQNPPSLQWRQVRTPHFSVLYPQGFDSAAQRTARRLEQVHAVGSATLGVTARPITVVLQNQTTVSNGFVTFLPRHSEFFVVPPQDMSLGTLDWLDQLAVHEFRHVGQFDKARQGVGRLLVPLLGQGALGVASVGVPPWFFEGDAVGTETALTRSGRGRIPSFDVGMRANLLSGRRYSYPKAVNGSYRDFVPNWYVLGYFMTSYLKNHHGPDVWDRVLDRYYRFPFYPYSFSRSIRRETGLRVEQLYQRSMQEADSTWRAQQRELVLTTGRDLPVEATEKVFTQYEFPQYLSDSTVLALKTGLGDIAQLVRLGRNGREQKVFVLGQLNWPEMLSVAAGKAVWPEYGFDPRWGQRIFTELRLLDLGTGRLTRLTQGSRYTAAALSPDGTRLVATQTDESYRHALVLLDAATGKVLQTLPNPKNQLYIQPRFTPDGQQLVAVVLRAEGKTLELINPATNQVRELLPVANVNLSNPQPWGEYVLYNAPQSGLDNVHAVHTGTGRTYQVTSRPFGAYHAAVSPDGRRLAFHDYRAQGARVMEMPLDPATWREVPAATADPARLYSAQLAAQEPGARRLLPQLAAPADSGKAYAVRPYSPLRHAFNVFGWGLVQSPAGNSLSLGVRSQDFLNTTQAIAGVSFDQAERTAGFFGGVSYQGRYPVFDLDIEHGGRNAGILYEGDVYRDRWRYTRLTTGLRLPLTLTRSKYLQALTLGAYYLHEQVRDYNLPVRRITEVGPNSPLNGVQGSISYARVLKQSTRDVGPRWGQSLLATGRTTPFGRGLEASQWAVQGSVYFPGIGKHHNIRVRGGYQWQQQREYQFAPAVFFPRGSGYVSFDRLRTASIEYRLPLADTHWALGRWLYVQRFTGSGFADWAHGRNVEGRFVGSRSYQNLGLSATVVFNVLRLRTPLETGLRFVYDTRTGGWVLQPLVLDIGI; encoded by the coding sequence ATGCTTCGCTTCTCCTTTTTCGGCGCTTGCGGCCTGGCCGCGGTAGCCGCGTTTTCGGCCTCGGCGCAGTCGCTGCCTATCCTCGAGCAAAACCCGCCCTCGCTGCAGTGGCGGCAGGTGCGCACGCCGCACTTCAGCGTGCTCTATCCGCAGGGCTTCGACTCGGCTGCGCAGCGCACCGCCCGCCGCCTCGAGCAGGTGCACGCCGTGGGCTCGGCCACGCTGGGCGTAACGGCGCGGCCCATTACCGTGGTGCTGCAAAACCAAACCACCGTCAGCAACGGGTTTGTTACGTTTCTGCCGCGCCACTCCGAGTTTTTTGTGGTGCCGCCGCAGGACATGAGCTTGGGTACCTTGGATTGGCTTGATCAGCTGGCCGTGCACGAGTTTCGGCACGTGGGCCAGTTCGATAAGGCCCGGCAGGGCGTTGGTCGCTTGCTGGTGCCGCTGCTTGGCCAGGGCGCCCTAGGTGTAGCCTCGGTAGGCGTGCCGCCGTGGTTTTTTGAGGGCGACGCCGTGGGCACCGAAACGGCCCTCACGCGCAGCGGCCGCGGGCGCATTCCGAGCTTCGATGTGGGCATGCGCGCCAACTTGCTTTCGGGGCGGCGCTACAGCTACCCCAAAGCCGTGAATGGCTCGTACCGCGACTTTGTGCCCAACTGGTACGTGCTCGGGTACTTCATGACTTCGTACCTGAAAAACCACCACGGCCCCGACGTGTGGGACCGGGTGCTCGATCGGTACTACCGCTTTCCGTTCTACCCGTATTCGTTTTCGCGCAGCATCCGCCGCGAAACCGGCCTGCGCGTGGAGCAACTGTACCAGCGCAGCATGCAGGAGGCCGACTCGACGTGGCGCGCCCAGCAGCGCGAGCTGGTGCTCACCACTGGCCGCGACCTGCCCGTGGAGGCCACCGAAAAAGTGTTCACGCAGTACGAGTTTCCGCAGTACCTCTCCGATAGCACCGTGCTGGCCCTGAAAACCGGCCTCGGCGACATTGCCCAGCTGGTGCGCCTCGGCCGGAATGGCCGCGAGCAAAAAGTGTTTGTGCTGGGGCAGCTGAACTGGCCCGAAATGCTGTCGGTGGCGGCGGGCAAAGCCGTGTGGCCCGAGTACGGTTTCGACCCGCGGTGGGGGCAGCGCATCTTTACCGAGTTGCGCCTGCTCGACCTGGGCACCGGCCGCCTCACGCGCCTCACCCAAGGCAGCCGCTACACCGCCGCGGCCCTCTCGCCCGACGGCACCCGCCTTGTAGCCACGCAAACCGACGAAAGCTACCGCCACGCGCTGGTGCTGCTCGATGCCGCCACAGGCAAGGTGCTGCAAACCCTGCCTAACCCGAAAAATCAGCTCTACATCCAGCCCCGCTTTACCCCCGATGGCCAGCAATTGGTGGCGGTAGTGCTGCGGGCCGAGGGCAAAACCCTTGAGCTGATAAACCCCGCCACCAACCAAGTGCGGGAGCTGCTGCCGGTAGCCAACGTAAACCTCAGCAACCCGCAGCCTTGGGGCGAGTACGTGCTGTACAACGCGCCACAGTCGGGCCTCGATAACGTGCACGCCGTGCACACCGGCACGGGGCGCACCTACCAGGTTACCAGCCGGCCATTTGGCGCCTACCACGCGGCCGTGTCGCCCGACGGGCGCCGCCTGGCTTTCCACGATTACCGCGCACAGGGTGCCCGCGTGATGGAAATGCCGCTCGACCCCGCCACCTGGCGCGAGGTACCCGCAGCCACTGCCGATCCGGCCCGCTTGTACTCGGCGCAACTCGCGGCGCAAGAGCCCGGCGCCCGGCGCTTGCTGCCCCAGCTCGCAGCCCCCGCCGACTCGGGCAAGGCCTACGCCGTGCGGCCCTACTCGCCGCTGCGCCACGCGTTCAATGTATTTGGTTGGGGGTTGGTGCAAAGCCCCGCGGGCAATAGCCTCAGCCTAGGTGTTCGGTCGCAGGATTTCCTGAACACCACGCAAGCCATTGCCGGCGTGTCGTTCGACCAGGCCGAGCGCACAGCGGGCTTTTTCGGGGGCGTGAGCTACCAAGGGCGTTACCCCGTTTTCGACCTCGATATTGAGCACGGCGGCCGCAACGCCGGCATTCTGTACGAAGGCGACGTGTACCGCGACCGGTGGCGCTACACCCGCCTAACCACCGGCCTACGCTTGCCGCTCACGCTCACGCGCTCCAAGTACCTGCAGGCACTTACCCTAGGTGCCTACTACCTGCACGAGCAAGTGCGCGACTATAACCTGCCCGTGCGGCGCATTACCGAGGTTGGGCCCAACAGTCCGCTCAACGGCGTGCAGGGCAGCATAAGCTACGCCCGCGTGCTCAAGCAAAGCACCCGCGATGTGGGTCCTAGGTGGGGGCAAAGCCTGCTGGCCACGGGGCGCACCACGCCGTTTGGCCGCGGGCTCGAGGCCTCGCAGTGGGCGGTGCAGGGCAGCGTGTATTTTCCTGGCATCGGCAAGCACCACAACATTCGGGTGCGCGGCGGCTACCAGTGGCAGCAGCAGCGCGAGTACCAGTTTGCGCCGGCCGTGTTTTTCCCGCGCGGTTCGGGCTACGTCAGCTTCGATCGGCTACGCACGGCCAGCATCGAGTACCGCCTGCCCTTGGCCGACACGCACTGGGCGCTTGGCCGCTGGCTGTACGTGCAGCGCTTCACGGGCTCGGGCTTTGCCGACTGGGCACATGGCCGCAACGTGGAGGGGCGCTTCGTGGGCTCGCGCTCGTACCAAAACCTAGGACTCAGCGCCACGGTGGTGTTCAACGTGCTGCGCCTGCGTACCCCCCTCGAAACGGGCCTGCGCTTTGTGTACGATACCCGTACCGGAGGCTGGGTGCTGCAGCCACTGGTGCTCGATATAGGAATTTAA
- a CDS encoding PAS domain-containing protein, giving the protein MATLPTADFALLFNALPAPYWAICPASGRIIAANEAAAQLLGRSPEQLAGQPATEAFAAHGLAPDAWVQALAAAQQAPAGTRLALGALQLALTPVAEPGGQQPRYLLCRAEATTPPQATAPTAPLHLRLQRLLRQFDQLPMHLVVLRGPDHVIDYLSAQARPFIADNSLGKPARDSHPSPGPAMLALFDEVYRTGELQRVDNVPVAPLNGGAGARYINISLHPLHDSHGRIEGVLMAGLDVTEQLRTQQAAASASAETRRQQEEFRFLAEFIPQLVWATDAAGQQQYANGRWHRYTGQAPAEAAPRSWTAFLHPTEAAAAEQHWQDSLRSGMPYKAECRIGNPEGHYRWYLVQALPLRDGNGSITRWFGTCTDIDDAKRVQQRMLEKDRQLQQILGQVPAYVASLLGPQHICAFATPNFAELLGGRLRVGKPVGSSVPELLEQGLVPMLNEVFASGTTIRQHNYPLTLPQQPAPRYFDFTLQALLDEQGRTQGVLLFAIEVTERVRTQQRSEQLAAEVSRRDEQIRTMTEALPLISYIQQADGHPAYISPQWYAYTGCNPNDAAAAWPQYLHPAERLACMASFERARRQQTPWTGKLRLRRHDGQYRWHLGRTLPMHDEQGRVTQWYGSVIDVHEQLELQERLARSEERFRFLTHSIPQIIWTANAQGHLDYLSPQWFRLTGQDPLDPTLLGPDKGWAQAVHPDDLGPVQQRLAQALADRLPYALEIRLRRRDGQYRWHLARGIPEIDSRGAVLRLYGSSTDIHEQYELHEELRASEAKFRFLADSIPQLVWTLEPDGSVDFLNEGWLEYTGMGVTEVRNDGWAGLVPPTERDKAMGVLNENIRLGRYHQQENRLRRHADGQYRWFLHRARPMRDAEGRILKWFGTSTDIDDYKRFQQELEERNADLMRINQDLDNFVYTASHDLKQPIDNMAGIFAELTRMARYDDPDAPGLAAMFEHSLEQIYDTINDLSELVQVQKLSQQVPAERVNLELLTQEVLQSIREQVRSTGAVVETDFSALPVVLFVRPNLQSVLYNLISNAVKYASPERAPRIRVYSALENEQAVLVVQDNGLGIDLERYGAELFQMFRRFHDHVEGSGMGLYLVQRIVQMHGGRLEVQSQVGQGTTFCIRLPQRLAGAAT; this is encoded by the coding sequence ATGGCAACTCTTCCAACCGCCGACTTTGCGCTGCTGTTCAATGCGTTGCCAGCACCCTATTGGGCCATTTGCCCCGCTTCGGGCCGCATTATAGCGGCAAACGAGGCCGCGGCCCAGTTACTTGGCCGCTCGCCCGAGCAACTGGCCGGCCAACCCGCAACCGAGGCTTTTGCCGCCCACGGCCTAGCACCCGATGCCTGGGTCCAAGCCCTGGCCGCGGCGCAACAAGCCCCGGCCGGCACGCGCCTTGCCCTAGGTGCGCTGCAACTTGCCCTTACGCCCGTAGCCGAGCCCGGCGGCCAACAACCGCGCTACCTGCTGTGCCGGGCCGAGGCTACCACTCCACCCCAGGCTACCGCCCCAACCGCCCCGCTGCACTTGCGCCTGCAGCGCTTGCTGCGGCAGTTCGATCAGCTGCCCATGCACTTGGTGGTGCTGCGCGGCCCCGATCACGTAATCGACTATTTATCGGCGCAGGCACGCCCGTTTATTGCTGATAATTCGCTGGGCAAGCCGGCCCGCGACTCGCACCCCAGCCCAGGCCCGGCCATGCTGGCTTTGTTTGACGAGGTGTACCGCACAGGCGAGCTGCAACGCGTCGATAACGTGCCCGTTGCGCCGCTCAACGGCGGAGCCGGCGCGCGCTACATCAACATATCCTTGCACCCGCTCCACGATTCGCACGGGCGCATTGAGGGCGTACTGATGGCGGGCCTCGACGTAACGGAGCAGTTGCGCACCCAGCAGGCTGCGGCCTCTGCCTCGGCCGAAACCCGCCGCCAGCAAGAGGAATTTCGGTTTCTGGCGGAGTTTATTCCGCAGCTGGTGTGGGCCACCGATGCTGCCGGCCAGCAGCAGTACGCCAACGGCCGCTGGCACCGCTACACCGGCCAGGCCCCAGCCGAAGCCGCGCCGCGCTCCTGGACAGCCTTTTTGCACCCCACCGAAGCCGCCGCGGCCGAGCAACACTGGCAGGACTCGCTGCGCAGCGGCATGCCCTACAAAGCCGAGTGCCGCATCGGCAACCCCGAGGGCCACTACCGCTGGTACTTAGTGCAGGCATTGCCCCTGCGCGACGGCAACGGCAGCATTACCAGGTGGTTTGGCACCTGCACCGACATCGACGACGCCAAGCGCGTACAGCAACGCATGCTGGAGAAAGACCGGCAGCTGCAGCAAATCCTAGGTCAGGTGCCAGCCTACGTGGCCAGCCTGCTGGGGCCGCAACACATTTGCGCGTTTGCCACGCCCAACTTTGCCGAGCTGCTGGGTGGGCGCCTGCGCGTAGGAAAGCCGGTGGGCAGCAGCGTGCCCGAGCTGCTGGAGCAAGGCCTGGTGCCCATGCTCAACGAGGTGTTTGCCTCCGGCACCACCATCCGGCAGCACAACTACCCGCTTACGCTGCCCCAGCAGCCCGCCCCGCGCTACTTCGATTTCACGCTGCAGGCCTTGCTCGACGAGCAGGGCCGCACCCAGGGCGTGCTGCTTTTCGCCATCGAGGTTACGGAGCGCGTACGCACGCAGCAGCGCAGCGAGCAGCTGGCCGCCGAGGTAAGCCGCCGCGATGAGCAGATCCGGACCATGACGGAGGCCCTGCCGCTGATCAGCTACATTCAGCAAGCCGATGGGCACCCGGCCTACATCAGCCCGCAGTGGTACGCCTACACGGGCTGCAATCCCAACGATGCGGCCGCTGCTTGGCCGCAGTACCTGCACCCAGCCGAGCGCCTTGCTTGCATGGCCAGCTTCGAGCGGGCGCGCCGCCAACAAACCCCCTGGACGGGTAAGTTGCGCCTGCGCCGCCACGACGGCCAGTACCGCTGGCACCTAGGGCGCACGCTGCCCATGCACGACGAGCAGGGACGCGTAACGCAGTGGTACGGCTCCGTAATTGATGTGCACGAGCAACTGGAGTTGCAGGAGCGCCTGGCCCGCTCCGAGGAGCGTTTTCGTTTCCTCACGCACAGCATTCCGCAAATCATCTGGACGGCCAACGCCCAGGGCCACCTGGATTACCTGAGCCCGCAGTGGTTCCGCCTTACGGGCCAAGACCCGCTCGACCCTACCCTGCTTGGCCCCGATAAAGGCTGGGCACAGGCCGTACACCCCGACGACCTAGGACCGGTGCAGCAACGCCTGGCCCAAGCCCTGGCCGACCGCCTGCCTTACGCCCTGGAAATACGCCTGCGCCGCCGCGACGGCCAGTACCGTTGGCACCTGGCGCGGGGCATCCCCGAAATAGATTCGCGCGGCGCGGTGCTGCGCCTCTACGGCTCCTCCACCGACATTCACGAGCAGTACGAGCTGCACGAAGAGCTGCGCGCCTCCGAGGCGAAGTTTCGCTTTCTGGCCGATAGTATTCCGCAGCTGGTTTGGACGCTGGAGCCCGACGGCAGCGTTGATTTCCTGAACGAGGGCTGGCTGGAGTACACGGGCATGGGCGTGACCGAAGTGCGCAACGACGGCTGGGCTGGCCTGGTGCCCCCAACCGAGCGCGACAAAGCCATGGGCGTGCTCAACGAAAACATTCGGCTGGGGCGCTACCACCAGCAGGAAAACCGCCTGCGCCGCCACGCCGACGGCCAGTACCGCTGGTTTTTGCACCGCGCCCGCCCCATGCGCGATGCCGAGGGCCGCATCCTGAAGTGGTTTGGCACCAGCACCGACATCGACGATTACAAGCGGTTTCAGCAAGAGCTGGAGGAGCGCAACGCCGATCTGATGCGCATCAACCAGGACCTCGACAACTTCGTGTACACGGCCTCGCACGACCTCAAGCAGCCCATCGACAACATGGCGGGCATTTTTGCCGAGCTCACGCGCATGGCCCGCTACGACGACCCCGATGCCCCCGGCCTGGCCGCCATGTTTGAGCACTCGCTGGAGCAGATTTACGACACCATCAACGACCTGAGCGAGCTGGTACAGGTGCAGAAGCTAAGCCAGCAGGTGCCGGCCGAGCGCGTAAACCTGGAGCTGCTAACGCAGGAAGTACTGCAGAGCATTCGGGAGCAGGTGCGCAGCACGGGCGCCGTCGTCGAAACCGATTTTTCGGCGCTGCCGGTGGTGTTGTTTGTGCGCCCCAACCTGCAAAGCGTATTGTACAACCTCATCAGCAACGCCGTTAAGTACGCCTCGCCCGAGCGCGCCCCGCGCATTCGGGTGTACTCGGCCCTGGAAAACGAGCAGGCCGTGCTGGTGGTGCAAGACAACGGCTTGGGCATTGATTTGGAACGCTACGGGGCCGAGCTGTTTCAGATGTTCCGGCGTTTTCACGACCACGTGGAGGGCTCGGGCATGGGCCTGTACTTGGTGCAGCGCATTGTACAGATGCACGGCGGCCGCCTGGAGGTGCAAAGCCAGGTGGGCCAGGGCACCACTTTCTGCATTCGGCTGCCGCAGCGGTTGGCGGGTGCGGCAACCTAG
- a CDS encoding methionine aminotransferase, with the protein MPAPTLSSKLPDVGTSIFAVMTQLAAEHGAINLAQGFPDFNPPAALTEALQRHTLGAQHQYAPMPGLPRLRELIAAKTAVVYGVPAPDPATDVTVTTGATEALYAVLAAVVQPGDEVVVLEPAYDLYGPAIRLQGGTPVYVPLTLPDFRPDWDRIKAAITPSTRLVMVNTPHNPTGAVFSHADWQQLAEILAPTQAFLLSDEVYEHMVFDERPHRSALQYPELRERAFVLSSFGKTYHATGWKVGYCVAPPALSAEVRRVHQFVTFSVSTLSQLAIADVLGDEASYDYLPAFMQQKRDLFGELMRETRFELLPSEGSYFQLARYHRIAPTEDDVKFARRLTTEAGVAVVPVSAFYHNQTDHGLVRFCFAKQDSTLRAAAERLRQL; encoded by the coding sequence ATGCCCGCCCCCACGCTTTCCTCCAAACTGCCCGACGTAGGCACCAGTATTTTCGCCGTGATGACGCAGCTGGCTGCGGAGCACGGCGCCATCAACCTGGCCCAAGGTTTCCCCGATTTCAACCCGCCCGCCGCGCTTACCGAGGCCCTGCAGCGCCATACCCTAGGTGCCCAGCACCAGTACGCGCCCATGCCCGGCCTGCCCCGCCTGCGCGAGCTGATTGCCGCCAAAACCGCTGTCGTGTACGGCGTACCTGCTCCCGACCCCGCAACCGACGTAACTGTAACCACCGGCGCTACCGAGGCCCTGTACGCCGTGCTGGCCGCCGTGGTGCAGCCCGGCGACGAGGTGGTGGTGCTGGAGCCGGCCTACGACCTCTACGGCCCAGCCATTCGGCTGCAGGGCGGCACGCCCGTGTACGTACCGCTTACGCTGCCCGATTTTCGGCCCGATTGGGACCGGATCAAAGCCGCCATTACGCCCAGCACGCGCCTCGTGATGGTGAACACGCCGCACAACCCCACCGGGGCGGTTTTCAGCCACGCCGATTGGCAGCAGCTGGCCGAAATTCTGGCGCCCACGCAGGCGTTTTTGCTGAGCGACGAGGTGTACGAGCACATGGTGTTCGACGAGCGGCCGCACCGCTCGGCGCTGCAATACCCCGAGTTGCGCGAGCGGGCTTTCGTGCTGTCGTCGTTTGGCAAAACCTACCACGCCACCGGCTGGAAGGTGGGGTACTGCGTGGCCCCGCCGGCCCTGAGCGCCGAGGTGCGCCGCGTGCACCAGTTTGTTACGTTCAGCGTGAGCACGCTTTCGCAGCTGGCCATTGCCGATGTGCTGGGCGACGAGGCCTCGTACGACTACCTGCCCGCGTTTATGCAGCAAAAACGCGACTTGTTTGGCGAGCTGATGCGCGAGACGCGCTTTGAGCTGCTGCCCTCCGAGGGCTCGTACTTTCAGCTGGCCCGTTACCACCGCATTGCCCCCACCGAGGACGACGTAAAGTTTGCGCGCCGCCTTACCACCGAGGCCGGCGTAGCCGTGGTGCCCGTATCGGCCTTTTACCACAACCAAACCGACCACGGCCTCGTGCGCTTTTGCTTCGCGAAGCAAGACAGCACCCTGCGCGCCGCCGCCGAGCGCCTGCGCCAGTTGTAG
- a CDS encoding amidohydrolase, which produces MPDLTVSFVQASLQWHKPEDNRAELASHIDAISIATDLLVLPEMFTTGFSMNAAQLAEPVEGPTLAWMRNLAASRDAVVTGSVITEDDGRYYNRLLWVRPDGTFSHYNKRHLFRMAGEHEVYTPGQHRLVEEWRGWRICPLICYDLRFPVWSRNNATEPYDLLLYMANWPAARRTAWITLLRARAMENLAYTMGVNCLGTDLRGQTYEGDSALLDMKGEYLVEVGNQETSITRTLRRADLEAYRMRFPALLDGDTYELGA; this is translated from the coding sequence GTGCCCGACCTAACCGTTTCATTTGTTCAGGCTTCGCTGCAATGGCACAAGCCCGAAGACAACCGCGCCGAGCTGGCCTCGCACATCGACGCCATTTCTATTGCCACCGACTTACTGGTGCTGCCCGAAATGTTCACGACGGGCTTTAGCATGAACGCCGCCCAACTGGCCGAGCCGGTAGAGGGCCCCACCTTGGCCTGGATGCGCAACCTGGCCGCCTCGCGCGATGCCGTGGTTACCGGCAGCGTAATTACCGAAGACGACGGCCGCTATTACAACCGCTTGCTGTGGGTGCGGCCCGATGGCACCTTCAGCCACTACAACAAGCGCCATTTGTTTCGGATGGCCGGCGAGCACGAGGTGTACACCCCGGGCCAGCACCGCTTGGTGGAGGAGTGGCGCGGCTGGCGCATTTGCCCCCTGATTTGCTACGACTTGCGCTTCCCGGTGTGGAGCCGCAACAACGCCACCGAACCCTACGACCTGCTGCTGTACATGGCCAACTGGCCCGCCGCCCGCCGCACCGCCTGGATTACCCTGCTGCGCGCCCGCGCCATGGAAAACCTGGCTTACACCATGGGCGTGAACTGCCTCGGAACCGACTTGCGTGGCCAAACCTACGAAGGCGACTCGGCCCTGCTCGACATGAAAGGCGAGTACCTGGTAGAAGTAGGCAACCAAGAAACCAGCATTACGCGCACCCTGCGCCGCGCCGACCTCGAGGCCTACCGCATGCGCTTTCCGGCCCTGCTGGATGGCGACACCTATGAACTAGGAGCATAG